In Haliotis asinina isolate JCU_RB_2024 chromosome 16, JCU_Hal_asi_v2, whole genome shotgun sequence, the following are encoded in one genomic region:
- the LOC137267984 gene encoding NADH dehydrogenase [ubiquinone] 1 beta subcomplex subunit 5, mitochondrial-like, producing the protein MVVLSVLRPSMQGGRSLLLRACTRAQLLANTSKTPSTVVVRQMGDHKKTLEVVPSRFEWERWKDDMHFFIVIGMVPMLALIFYANVFIGPAELSDIPEDYEPKHWEYHKSPIVRFLAKYVYESPEQRYERTLHILHEQNEKRKFKLLDQKVKDLMSSRQDYKGWYYVPMDKSRIDRAKEAAEYDRKLQGTR; encoded by the exons ATGGTGGTCTTGAGTGTCCTTAGGCCCTCTATGCAGGGGGGCCGTTCGCTTCTTTTGAGGGCCTGTACTCGGGCACAACTGCTTGCAAACACATCTAAGACACCAAGTACAG TTGTAGTACGGCAGATGGGAGACCATAAGAAAACCTTGGAAGTTGTGCCTTCCCGCTTTGAGTGGGAGCGATGGAAGGATGACATG CATTTCTTCATCGTTATTGGCATGGTACCAATGTTGGCACTGATCTTCTATGCCAATGTCTTCATAG GTCCTGCTGAGCTCTCTGACATCCCTGAAGACTATGAACCCAAACACTGGGAGTACCATAAG AGTCCTATAGTACGCTTCTTGGCTAAGTACGTCTACGAATCACCAGAGCAGAGATACGAGAGGACACTTCATATTTTACATGAACAGAATGAGAAAAGAAAATTCAA GCTTCTGGACCAGAAAGTGAAGGATCTCATGAGTTCCCGGCAGGACTACAAGGGCTGGTACTATGTACCCATGGATAAATCCCGCATCGACCGAGCTAAGGAAGCGGCAGAATACGACCGCAAACTGCAAGGAACCCGATAA
- the LOC137267983 gene encoding sperm-associated antigen 7-like encodes MDLLGSILGSMQKPPSVGDAEKKKAKEQKELFEKQQEKEKQKLNVFREKMQKQIHEFIKDSSKQKYKFKPMDKVLRAIVHEVADVAGLTSFSFGQEEEDRYVMLWKKEFAPTDDELAAYRRGMEWDPEKAKELAKQKEIEAQSEAQNLKRKHEEVAPSSNYREKYKHLIGEEAAKDAAKSTIANKSYGFVPSHNKRDQRTIEQVLADSRAKKKLKTEGDAAVDPPEGAAAEPDLSQ; translated from the exons ATGGACTTGTTAGGATCTATCTTAGGCTCTATGCAAAAGCCGCCGTCAGTTGGCGATGCAGAGAAAAAGAAAGCTAAAG AGCAAAAGGAGCTGTTTGAGAAGCAGCAGgaaaaggaaaaacagaaactgAATGTATTTCGTGAGAAG ATGCAGAAACAGATCCATGAATTCATCAAAGACAGTTCAAAACAAAAGTACAAGTTTAAACCTATGGACAAAGTACTACGAGCTATTGT ACATGAAGTGGCAGACGTAGCAGGATTGACGTCCTTCTCATTTGGTCAAGAGGAAGAAGACAGATATGTCATGTTGTGGAAGAAG GAGTTTGCTCCTACGGATGATGAGTTGGCAGCATACAGACGAGGAATGGAATGGGACCCAGAGAAGGCGAAAGAACTTGCCAAACAAAAG GAGATAGAAGCTCAGTCTGAAGCCCAAAACTTGAAGCGTAAACATGAGGAGGTGGCACCCTCTAGCAACTATCGAGAGAAATACAAACATCTAATCGGTGAGGAAGCTGCTAAGGATGCTGCCAAGTCCACCATTGCCAACAAGTCTTATGGTTTTG TCCCAAGTCACAACAAGAGAGACCAGCGTACAATTGAGCAGGTGCTTGCAGACAGTCGGGCCAAGAAGAAGCTGAAAACGGAAGGGGATGCTGCTGTTGATCCACCAGAGGGCGCTGCAGCAGAGCCTGATTTGTCACAATGA